From Oreochromis niloticus isolate F11D_XX linkage group LG14, O_niloticus_UMD_NMBU, whole genome shotgun sequence, one genomic window encodes:
- the LOC102077621 gene encoding uncharacterized protein C22orf31, whose protein sequence is MLKILFDTFHTVISSKLSVLLKNIFILMRTKNSQSQKKATSIMENCAAEVQDSLTAKRVSAQLSERRRKPGACRRCQCFKDEQHTQVKRQRSPSADILPQKRRKTKASTSDADDTLTRPSATIPDAELPPVSNTAPNLQPSTVAPRPDSPLKIHNRSVEEYQQVYHEVVDDMLRDENGQLRPYSSELGRLIKKKLWERLNRHTMIMSTDEDGRLHVDVTYGVEECPPEFNVDTTEEPEC, encoded by the exons ATGCTCAAGATCCTTTTTGACACTTTTCACACAGTGATTTCTAGCAAATTATCAGTTTTATTGAAGAATATTTTTATCCTGATGAGGACTAAAAATTCACAGAGCCAGAAGAAAGCGACTTCCATCATGGAAAAT TGTGCTGCTGAAGTCCAAGACAGCCTCACAGCAAAGAGAGTCTCTGCACAGCTatcagagaggaggagaaagccTGGAGCCTGTAGACGGTGTCAGTGCTTCAAGGATGAGCAG CACACTCAAGTGAAACGCCAGCGCTCTCCAAGTGCAGACATCCTTCcccagaaaaggagaaaaaccaAG GCCTCCACCTCAGATGCAGACGACACACTCACAAGACCATCAGCCACCATCCCTGATGCTGAGCTGCCTCCGGTCTCAAATACAGCCCCCAACCTCCAACCTTCTACTGTTGCACCTCGGCCAGACAGCCCTCTAAAGATCCACAACCGCTCAGTAGAAGAGTACCAGCAGGTGTACCATGAAGTGGTCGATGATATGCTGAG AGACGAGAACGGACAGCTTCGTCCATACAGTTCTGAGCTGGGACGCCTCATAAAGAAGAAGCTATGGGAGAGACTGAACCGTCACACAATGATTATGTCTACTGATGAAGACGGCCGCCTTCACGTGGACGTGACTTACGGAGTTGAAGAGTGTCCTCCTGAATTTAATGTGGATACTACGGAAGAACCCGAGTGCTGA